The following are encoded together in the Tepidiforma bonchosmolovskayae genome:
- a CDS encoding DnaA ATPase domain-containing protein has product MPLEPASASSEPRHLARSWRAVLGCLEVQLNPHTFATWLKGARPRSFDGATLAIETPNDIARDWLDTRLRPVIERAVAQVFGDVAVTIVGPGIDPAAARPAGEILGNVNCRYTFDEYQPSEGNLLAFHAIRDLAEAVPGAPSPVVVYGPPGLGKTHLLHAAACLASRLGRRVACFDAAAFTARFVEGVRTSRQGDFHAAIREVDLLLLDDLQQLAGRRATQEEFASALDAVMHRGGHVAVASERHPFDLDLLDRLSSRLAQGIVTRVEPFDDDARRAFIERVARRHRIALPAWAVQRLASCRAPSVRLLLGAVNQAIALQRVGRLDLARLDAEIARVAIAEAAGAEPTAELLERVARYFGVDSGDLAGRARGARVGEARAVAAALLQEHGLSLAQVGALLGGRDKSTVSALSRKGLALLGQHPALRQRAIA; this is encoded by the coding sequence GTGCCGTTGGAACCCGCCAGTGCGAGCAGCGAACCCCGCCACCTCGCCCGCTCGTGGCGCGCCGTCCTCGGCTGCCTCGAGGTCCAGCTCAACCCGCACACCTTCGCCACCTGGCTCAAGGGCGCCCGTCCGCGCTCCTTCGACGGCGCCACCCTCGCCATTGAAACCCCCAACGACATCGCCCGCGACTGGCTCGATACCCGCCTCCGGCCCGTCATCGAGCGCGCCGTCGCCCAGGTCTTCGGCGACGTCGCCGTCACCATCGTCGGCCCCGGCATCGACCCCGCTGCCGCCCGCCCAGCCGGCGAAATCCTCGGCAACGTCAACTGCCGCTACACCTTCGACGAATACCAGCCTTCCGAAGGCAACCTCCTCGCCTTCCACGCCATCCGCGACCTCGCCGAAGCCGTCCCCGGCGCCCCCTCCCCCGTCGTCGTCTACGGGCCGCCCGGCCTTGGCAAGACCCACCTCCTCCACGCCGCCGCCTGCCTCGCCAGCCGCCTCGGCCGGCGCGTCGCCTGCTTCGATGCCGCCGCCTTCACCGCCCGCTTCGTCGAAGGCGTCCGCACCAGCCGCCAGGGCGACTTCCACGCCGCCATCCGCGAGGTCGACCTCCTCCTCCTCGATGACCTCCAGCAGCTCGCCGGCCGCCGCGCCACCCAGGAGGAGTTCGCCTCTGCACTCGATGCCGTCATGCACCGCGGCGGCCACGTCGCCGTCGCCTCCGAGCGCCACCCGTTCGACCTCGACCTCCTCGATCGCCTCTCTTCCCGCCTCGCCCAGGGCATCGTCACCCGCGTCGAACCGTTCGACGACGACGCCCGCCGCGCCTTCATCGAACGCGTCGCCCGCCGCCATCGCATCGCCCTCCCCGCCTGGGCCGTCCAGCGCCTCGCCAGCTGCCGCGCCCCCTCCGTCCGCCTCCTCCTCGGCGCCGTCAACCAGGCCATCGCACTCCAGCGTGTCGGCCGGCTCGACCTCGCCCGCCTCGATGCCGAAATCGCCCGCGTCGCCATCGCCGAAGCCGCCGGCGCCGAGCCGACCGCCGAGCTCCTCGAGCGGGTCGCCCGCTACTTCGGCGTCGATTCCGGCGACCTGGCCGGCCGCGCCCGCGGTGCCCGCGTCGGCGAAGCCCGCGCCGTCGCTGCCGCCCTCCTCCAGGAGCACGGCCTCAGCCTCGCCCAGGTCGGCGCCCTCCTCGGCGGCCGCGATAAGAGCACCGTCAGCGCCCTCAGCCGGAAGGGCCTCGCCCTCCTCGGCCAGCACCCCGCCCTCCGCCAGCGCGCCATCGCCTGA
- a CDS encoding PhoX family protein, with the protein MTLDPDPSDLLPVVDDFRSNQCFVHPETCRWSCGNQCAHPAPNESQNDYFGAVARRYISRRLLGFGALAAGMLVAGRNTVFGAETARAQSAGGSSGLNFTPVKLDSSDKVLVPPGYKYEILIRWGDPLFLDPTTGFDIDNQSAEKQARQFGYNNDFLGFIPLAPNRALLIANHEYTNPELMFRGYDDKNPTKEQVDIELQAHGVSVVHIERHATRGWRYTLGAWHNRRITATTPMRFTGPAAGHPWLRTSEDPTGYTVLGTLNNCAAGITPWGTVMTCEENFHQYFANNDKVTDTAKQAVHKRYGLPGGESERKWERFHKRFDLAQEPNEAFRFGWVVEFDPRDPGSLPRKHTALGRFKHEATSTVIAKDGRAVVYSGDDERFEYLYRFVSAGRYNPDDREANMRLMESGTLYAAKFNDDGTGRWLPLVAGQGPLTAANGFPTQAEVCINTRRAADLVGATKMDRPEDVEVHPQTGTVYAVMTNNSQRGTSGKPGVDAANPRPENRHGHIIEIIPDGGDHAAPTFRWRFLMICGDPAKDKGTYFAGFDQSLVSPISSPDNITFDNRGNLWIATDGQPSSFKKNDGVFAVPVSGPERGYNRQFLSGVPGGECASLIFSDNNDTLFVSIQHPGEGTTLENASSRFPDGKEPRPAVIFIRKEDGGIIGS; encoded by the coding sequence ATGACCCTGGACCCCGACCCGTCGGACCTCCTTCCCGTCGTCGACGACTTCCGGTCCAACCAGTGCTTCGTCCATCCCGAAACCTGCCGCTGGAGCTGCGGCAACCAGTGCGCCCATCCCGCGCCGAACGAGAGCCAGAACGACTACTTCGGCGCCGTCGCCCGGCGCTACATCTCCCGCCGCCTCCTCGGCTTCGGCGCCCTCGCCGCCGGCATGCTCGTCGCCGGCCGGAACACCGTCTTCGGCGCTGAAACCGCCCGCGCCCAGTCGGCCGGTGGCAGCTCCGGGCTGAACTTCACCCCGGTCAAACTCGACAGCTCCGATAAGGTTCTCGTCCCGCCCGGCTACAAGTACGAAATCCTCATCCGCTGGGGCGACCCCCTCTTCCTCGACCCGACCACCGGCTTCGACATCGATAACCAGTCCGCCGAGAAGCAGGCCCGCCAGTTCGGCTACAACAACGACTTCCTCGGCTTCATCCCCCTCGCGCCGAACCGGGCCCTTCTCATCGCCAACCACGAATACACCAACCCCGAGCTGATGTTCCGCGGGTACGACGATAAGAACCCGACGAAGGAGCAGGTCGACATCGAGCTCCAGGCCCACGGCGTCAGCGTCGTCCACATCGAGCGCCACGCCACCCGCGGCTGGCGCTACACCCTCGGCGCATGGCACAACCGCCGCATCACCGCCACCACGCCGATGCGCTTCACCGGCCCGGCTGCCGGCCACCCCTGGCTCCGCACCAGCGAGGACCCCACCGGCTACACCGTCCTCGGCACCCTGAACAACTGCGCCGCAGGCATCACCCCCTGGGGCACCGTGATGACCTGCGAAGAAAACTTCCACCAGTACTTCGCCAACAACGATAAGGTCACCGACACGGCGAAGCAGGCCGTTCACAAGCGGTACGGCCTCCCCGGCGGCGAAAGCGAGCGGAAGTGGGAACGGTTCCACAAGCGGTTCGACCTTGCCCAGGAGCCGAACGAGGCCTTCCGCTTCGGCTGGGTCGTCGAATTCGACCCCCGCGACCCCGGCTCCCTCCCCCGCAAGCACACCGCCCTCGGCCGCTTCAAGCACGAAGCCACCTCCACCGTCATCGCCAAAGACGGCCGCGCCGTCGTCTACTCCGGCGATGACGAGCGGTTCGAATACCTCTACCGCTTCGTCAGCGCCGGCCGCTACAACCCCGATGACCGCGAGGCGAACATGCGCCTCATGGAGAGCGGAACCCTCTACGCCGCGAAGTTCAACGACGACGGCACCGGCCGCTGGCTCCCGCTCGTCGCCGGCCAGGGCCCCCTCACCGCCGCCAACGGCTTCCCCACCCAGGCCGAAGTCTGCATCAACACCCGCCGCGCTGCCGACCTCGTCGGCGCCACCAAGATGGACCGGCCCGAAGACGTCGAAGTCCATCCCCAGACCGGCACCGTCTACGCCGTCATGACCAACAACTCCCAGCGCGGCACCAGCGGCAAGCCCGGTGTCGATGCCGCCAATCCCCGCCCCGAAAACCGCCACGGCCACATCATCGAAATCATCCCCGACGGCGGCGACCACGCCGCCCCCACCTTCCGCTGGCGGTTCCTCATGATCTGCGGCGACCCGGCCAAAGATAAGGGCACCTACTTCGCCGGCTTCGACCAGTCCCTCGTCAGCCCCATCTCCAGCCCCGATAACATCACCTTCGATAACCGCGGCAACCTCTGGATCGCCACCGACGGCCAGCCCAGCTCCTTCAAGAAGAACGACGGCGTCTTCGCCGTCCCGGTGAGCGGCCCCGAGCGCGGCTACAACCGCCAGTTCCTCTCCGGCGTCCCCGGCGGCGAATGCGCCAGCCTCATCTTCTCCGACAACAACGACACCCTCTTCGTCTCCATCCAGCACCCCGGCGAAGGCACCACCCTCGAGAACGCCTCCAGCCGCTTCCCCGACGGCAAGGAGCCCCGCCCGGCGGTCATCTTCATCCGCAAGGAAGACGGCGGCATCATCGGCTCCTGA
- a CDS encoding ABC transporter permease encodes MNPDIARLTVRQLLGQRRTVVVALLALVPVAIALLFRLAAPADADPERFTARGLLGGIVTTTILPLVTLVFATGAFGQDAEDGTLVYLLATPVPRRAIVLARLVVAWLAAAALLLPSAALAGALALQGGDPGIVLGFAVAVVAGAFVYTAAFTWLSIATSRALVAGLLYVFLWEGALSGLFGGIRFLSIRQYTAGIAGAFFDLPPAVYQPRLDPLPAVFLAAAVAAGMTILAVRQLRRWEIGESS; translated from the coding sequence GTGAACCCCGACATCGCCCGCCTGACCGTCCGCCAGCTCCTCGGCCAGCGCCGCACGGTCGTCGTCGCCCTCCTCGCCCTCGTCCCCGTCGCCATCGCCCTCCTGTTCCGCCTGGCCGCCCCCGCCGACGCCGACCCCGAGCGGTTCACCGCCCGCGGCCTCCTCGGCGGCATCGTCACCACTACCATCCTCCCCCTTGTCACCCTCGTCTTCGCTACCGGCGCCTTCGGGCAGGACGCCGAAGACGGCACCCTCGTCTACCTCCTCGCCACCCCGGTGCCCCGCCGCGCGATCGTCCTCGCCCGCCTCGTGGTCGCCTGGCTCGCTGCCGCCGCCCTCCTCCTCCCCTCCGCTGCCCTTGCCGGTGCCCTCGCGCTCCAGGGCGGCGACCCCGGCATCGTCCTCGGCTTCGCCGTCGCCGTCGTTGCCGGCGCCTTCGTCTACACTGCTGCCTTCACCTGGCTCAGCATCGCCACGAGCCGCGCGCTCGTCGCCGGCCTGCTCTACGTCTTCCTCTGGGAAGGGGCGCTCTCCGGCCTCTTCGGCGGCATCCGCTTCCTCTCCATCCGCCAGTACACCGCCGGCATCGCCGGCGCCTTCTTCGACCTCCCGCCGGCCGTCTACCAGCCCCGCCTCGACCCCCTCCCCGCCGTCTTCCTCGCCGCCGCCGTCGCTGCCGGCATGACCATCCTCGCCGTCCGCCAGCTGCGCCGCTGGGAGATCGGCGAGTCTTCCTGA
- a CDS encoding ABC transporter ATP-binding protein gives MTAPPGPAIELRGVSRWYGNVVAVNDVSFEVGAGVTGLLGPNGAGKSTLLHMMAGLLRPSAGEVRILGEPAWQNPAIYRRVGLVPEREAVYGFLTGRELVELAARLHGLPDPAAAAARAIDLVEMGPHAARQAGGYSKGMKQRIKIAAALVHDPQVLILDEPFNGADPRQRLHLMDLFRRMAAEGRTILYSSHILEEVERLADTVLVIVAGRLAASGDFRRIRALMTDRPHTFTVRSSDDRALAARLLAEPAIRGIAFEDGRLEVRSAELLAAARALPRAAREAGVTLFEVRPTDESLETVFSYLVHR, from the coding sequence ATGACCGCGCCACCGGGCCCGGCCATCGAACTCCGCGGCGTCTCCCGCTGGTACGGCAACGTCGTCGCCGTCAACGACGTCTCCTTCGAGGTCGGCGCCGGCGTCACCGGCCTCCTCGGCCCGAACGGCGCCGGAAAGTCCACCCTCCTCCACATGATGGCCGGCCTCCTCCGGCCGTCTGCCGGCGAGGTCCGCATCCTCGGCGAACCCGCCTGGCAGAACCCCGCCATCTACCGCCGCGTCGGCCTCGTCCCCGAGCGCGAGGCCGTCTACGGCTTCCTGACCGGCCGCGAACTGGTCGAACTCGCCGCCCGCCTCCACGGCCTCCCCGACCCCGCCGCCGCTGCCGCCCGCGCCATCGACCTCGTCGAAATGGGCCCCCATGCCGCCCGCCAGGCCGGCGGTTACTCCAAGGGAATGAAACAGCGGATCAAGATCGCCGCCGCCCTCGTCCACGACCCGCAGGTCCTCATCCTCGATGAGCCCTTCAACGGCGCCGACCCCCGCCAGCGCCTCCACCTCATGGACCTCTTCCGCCGCATGGCCGCCGAAGGCCGCACCATCCTCTACTCCTCCCACATCCTCGAAGAGGTCGAACGGCTCGCCGATACCGTCCTCGTCATCGTCGCCGGCAGGCTCGCCGCCTCCGGCGACTTCCGCCGCATCCGCGCCCTCATGACCGACCGCCCTCACACCTTCACCGTCCGCTCCAGCGACGACCGCGCCCTCGCCGCCCGCCTCCTCGCGGAGCCTGCCATCCGCGGCATCGCCTTCGAAGACGGCCGCCTCGAAGTCCGCTCCGCCGAGCTCCTCGCTGCCGCCCGCGCCCTCCCCCGTGCCGCCCGCGAGGCCGGCGTGACCCTCTTCGAGGTCCGCCCCACCGACGAATCGCTCGAAACCGTGTTCAGCTACCTGGTGCACCGGTGA
- a CDS encoding ABC transporter ATP-binding protein: MHIIETAGLTRRFGTITALEQLDLAVPAGITGLVGANGAGKSTLIRILLGLLPPTSGTARVLGYDVAAQGTELRQFVGYMPEHDCLPGDVSATEFVAHMARVTGLPGDAARERTAETLRHVGLFEERYREIRGYSTGMKQRVKLAQALVHDPRLLFLDEPTNGLDPAGRDDMLDLVRRTGREFGISIVMATHLLGEIERVCDQVVVIDGGRLLRQGPLADFTAATGTLLVEVEGDDDALADALRAQGFRVERDGRYLLLPVAGDHVLDAVRDAAADLNCGLIRLERRRQALEDLFRPELEAAVAAR; this comes from the coding sequence GTGCACATCATCGAAACCGCCGGGCTCACCCGCCGCTTCGGCACCATCACCGCCCTCGAGCAGCTCGACCTCGCCGTCCCGGCCGGCATCACCGGCCTCGTCGGCGCCAACGGCGCCGGCAAATCCACCCTTATCCGCATCCTCCTCGGCCTCCTCCCCCCGACGTCCGGTACCGCCCGCGTCCTCGGCTACGACGTCGCCGCGCAGGGCACCGAACTCCGCCAGTTCGTCGGCTACATGCCCGAGCACGACTGCCTCCCCGGCGACGTCTCCGCCACCGAGTTCGTCGCCCACATGGCCCGCGTCACCGGCCTCCCCGGCGACGCCGCCCGGGAGCGCACCGCCGAAACCCTCCGCCACGTCGGCCTCTTCGAAGAGCGCTACCGCGAGATCCGCGGCTACTCCACCGGCATGAAGCAGCGCGTCAAGCTCGCCCAGGCGCTCGTCCACGACCCCCGCCTGCTCTTCCTCGATGAGCCGACAAACGGCCTCGACCCCGCCGGCCGCGACGACATGCTCGACCTCGTCCGCCGCACCGGCCGCGAATTCGGCATCTCCATCGTCATGGCGACCCACCTCCTCGGCGAAATCGAGCGCGTCTGCGACCAGGTCGTCGTCATCGACGGGGGCCGCCTCCTCCGCCAGGGGCCGCTCGCCGATTTCACGGCCGCCACCGGCACCCTCCTCGTCGAGGTCGAAGGCGACGACGACGCCCTCGCCGACGCCCTCCGCGCCCAGGGCTTTCGCGTCGAACGCGACGGGCGGTACCTCCTCCTCCCCGTCGCCGGCGACCACGTCCTCGATGCCGTCCGCGACGCCGCCGCCGACCTCAACTGCGGCCTCATCCGCCTCGAACGCCGCCGCCAGGCGCTCGAAGACCTCTTCCGTCCCGAACTGGAGGCCGCCGTTGCCGCCCGCTGA
- a CDS encoding helix-turn-helix domain-containing protein: protein MEERERYAAGGSTGGGSGWTPERVTALRRRLGLTQAEFARRLGVRQQTVSEWETGLHRPRGASTTLLRMLAEEAGRWEEGALPLRPNPAEGGGSPARPWPRPEGGGSGERGAGSGELGAGSGEQEAGDGR, encoded by the coding sequence GTGGAAGAACGGGAACGGTACGCGGCGGGCGGAAGCACGGGGGGCGGGAGCGGGTGGACGCCGGAACGGGTGACAGCGCTCCGGCGGCGGCTGGGGCTGACGCAGGCGGAGTTCGCCCGGCGGCTCGGGGTGCGCCAGCAGACGGTCTCGGAGTGGGAGACGGGCCTCCACCGGCCGCGCGGGGCGAGCACGACGCTCCTCCGGATGCTGGCGGAGGAGGCCGGGAGGTGGGAGGAGGGAGCCCTACCCCTGCGTCCCAACCCCGCCGAGGGAGGAGGGAGCCCCGCCCGGCCCTGGCCCCGCCCCGAGGGAGGAGGGAGCGGGGAGCGGGGAGCGGGGAGCGGGGAACTGGGAGCGGGGAGCGGGGAGCAGGAAGCGGGGGACGGGCGATGA
- a CDS encoding DUF2851 family protein produces the protein MMGRGEAVRARGARPGREALPFRDEAELQAAWGRGPAGPLRLADGRTARVVFPGVPGDGTGPDFRGAIVEVEGDLLRGDVELHLRHSGWFAHGHDRDPAYAGVALHVVAGNDLPLRATPHRGVRRVPLLVFAPAPAGTPAAFVPPCAFARAAGLDVEATLARMGVRRLRMKANRAALLAAARGPGTALFALAAEALLGPAHRALARAVQEQPGLGGLLEAGAGYGGEERALAMTAALRAAAGPLRAGGRVRPAAAPAARLGALGALAARWWPRGSDGGWPALLTPGAGWQAARAPGIGRGAAIEVAANAVIPAALGTGAWPEEAALEAWAALPSPGTYGKLRPLERWLGGLDSRPFGSAGRLQGGLLLQADYCEKGACGRCPLSPPA, from the coding sequence ATGATGGGCAGGGGTGAGGCGGTGCGGGCCCGGGGGGCACGGCCCGGGCGGGAGGCGCTGCCGTTCCGGGACGAGGCGGAGCTCCAGGCGGCGTGGGGCCGCGGGCCGGCGGGGCCGCTCCGGCTGGCGGACGGCCGCACGGCACGCGTCGTGTTCCCCGGGGTGCCCGGCGACGGGACGGGGCCGGACTTCCGCGGCGCCATCGTGGAGGTCGAGGGCGACCTCCTCCGCGGCGATGTCGAGCTGCACCTCCGCCACTCGGGCTGGTTCGCGCACGGGCACGACCGCGACCCGGCCTACGCCGGCGTCGCCCTCCACGTGGTGGCGGGGAACGACCTGCCGCTCCGGGCCACGCCCCACAGGGGCGTGCGGCGGGTGCCGCTGCTCGTCTTCGCGCCGGCGCCGGCGGGGACGCCGGCAGCGTTCGTGCCGCCGTGCGCGTTCGCCCGGGCGGCCGGGCTCGACGTCGAAGCGACGCTGGCCCGGATGGGGGTCCGGCGGCTGCGGATGAAGGCGAACCGCGCTGCGCTCCTCGCGGCCGCGCGCGGACCCGGGACGGCGCTCTTCGCCCTGGCGGCCGAGGCGCTGCTGGGGCCGGCGCACCGGGCGCTTGCGCGGGCGGTGCAGGAGCAGCCCGGGCTCGGCGGGCTGCTCGAGGCGGGGGCGGGATACGGCGGCGAGGAGCGCGCGCTGGCGATGACGGCAGCCCTCCGCGCGGCCGCCGGGCCGCTCCGGGCGGGGGGACGGGTGCGCCCGGCGGCGGCCCCGGCGGCGCGGCTCGGGGCGCTCGGGGCGCTGGCCGCGCGGTGGTGGCCCCGAGGGTCGGACGGCGGCTGGCCGGCGCTGCTGACGCCGGGCGCGGGCTGGCAGGCCGCCCGGGCGCCGGGCATCGGCCGGGGCGCGGCGATCGAGGTGGCGGCGAACGCGGTCATCCCGGCGGCGCTGGGGACCGGCGCGTGGCCGGAGGAGGCGGCGCTGGAGGCGTGGGCGGCGCTCCCCTCGCCGGGAACGTACGGGAAGCTCCGCCCGCTCGAACGGTGGCTCGGCGGGCTGGACAGCCGGCCGTTCGGGTCGGCGGGCCGGCTCCAGGGCGGGCTCCTGCTCCAGGCCGACTACTGCGAGAAGGGCGCCTGCGGCCGCTGCCCGCTCTCGCCGCCGGCCTGA
- a CDS encoding GNAT family N-acetyltransferase produces the protein MAAEPSRAPVPLLEGEGLTLRPWDADLVAQMARWGEYGFPYHAFDLGHLRDPARAAAALAEHTAPGRHRHYVAVEAGRAVGRCSVNLEDPAGLYLWAVHVPPEHQGRGVARRMLAVLMRALEQEFPGREFVLTSNTFAVHAHRAYLALGFRIVETRWQVDREVAERLWRVTEQERAPLAGHIRFHEGRWQVRAFVFRRAPGAPMDLRTRQAGGESGQRPQAPFSQ, from the coding sequence GTGGCCGCCGAACCCTCCCGGGCACCGGTTCCCCTCCTCGAGGGCGAAGGGCTCACCCTCCGCCCCTGGGACGCCGACCTCGTCGCCCAGATGGCCCGCTGGGGCGAATACGGCTTCCCCTACCACGCCTTCGACCTCGGCCACCTCCGCGACCCCGCCCGCGCAGCGGCCGCCCTCGCCGAGCACACTGCGCCAGGCCGCCACCGCCACTACGTCGCCGTCGAAGCCGGCCGCGCGGTCGGCCGCTGCTCCGTCAACCTCGAAGACCCCGCCGGGCTCTACCTCTGGGCCGTCCACGTCCCGCCCGAGCACCAGGGCCGCGGCGTCGCCCGCCGCATGCTCGCGGTCCTGATGCGCGCCCTCGAGCAGGAGTTCCCCGGCCGCGAGTTCGTCCTCACCTCGAACACCTTTGCCGTCCACGCCCACCGCGCCTACCTCGCCCTCGGCTTCCGCATCGTCGAAACCCGCTGGCAGGTCGACCGCGAGGTTGCCGAGCGGCTCTGGCGCGTCACCGAGCAGGAGCGCGCCCCGCTCGCCGGCCATATCCGCTTCCACGAGGGCCGCTGGCAGGTGCGGGCGTTCGTCTTCCGCCGGGCGCCCGGCGCCCCGATGGACCTCCGGACCCGTCAGGCCGGCGGCGAGAGCGGGCAGCGGCCGCAGGCGCCCTTCTCGCAGTAG
- a CDS encoding S49 family peptidase encodes MVGYGPGLQAWYSGPYPPPGARESTWTMIWRTGVKAVVAAGCFGVTLGFAFFLPVIILAVIIAAVSDSGGNGEDVVYGEAGAPGKLLSIPVTGVILGEELEPAGFFGLPGVVYGYEVREKLRKAAEDSDIAGVILEFETPGGTIFGARAIAAGIEEYRAKTGKPVVAFVAGLSASGGMYAMAPADLILADYGSLVGSIGVTMGAVEYWDGIFATEGGILGGGVTTRNGIVFQPITAGRSKDVGAPYRPLTDQEKAELQRGVENEYAEFVRYVAAKREIPEATIRDRIGAMVYDNATAQELGLIDGTADRPEAYARAAALAGLEAGKFRVVRETGGGWSWGGLLGKLGLGSGDRAEAPAAGPTRICFPAHAILAYYGDPVALCARGR; translated from the coding sequence GTGGTAGGCTACGGGCCGGGGCTGCAGGCGTGGTACAGCGGGCCGTACCCGCCGCCGGGGGCGCGGGAGAGCACCTGGACCATGATCTGGCGGACCGGCGTGAAGGCGGTCGTCGCGGCGGGCTGCTTCGGCGTGACGCTGGGATTTGCGTTCTTCCTGCCGGTCATCATCCTTGCGGTCATCATCGCTGCAGTCTCGGATTCGGGCGGGAACGGCGAGGACGTGGTGTACGGCGAGGCCGGTGCGCCGGGAAAGCTGCTCTCCATCCCGGTGACGGGCGTCATTCTCGGGGAGGAGCTGGAGCCGGCCGGGTTCTTCGGGCTGCCGGGCGTGGTGTACGGCTACGAGGTGCGGGAGAAGCTGCGGAAAGCGGCCGAGGACAGCGACATTGCCGGCGTCATCCTCGAGTTCGAGACGCCGGGCGGGACGATCTTCGGGGCGCGGGCGATCGCTGCCGGGATTGAGGAGTACCGCGCGAAGACAGGGAAGCCGGTGGTGGCGTTCGTCGCGGGGCTGAGCGCCTCGGGCGGGATGTACGCGATGGCGCCCGCGGACCTGATCCTGGCGGACTACGGCAGCCTTGTGGGGAGCATCGGCGTGACGATGGGCGCGGTGGAGTACTGGGACGGCATCTTCGCGACCGAAGGCGGCATCCTCGGCGGCGGGGTGACGACGCGGAACGGGATCGTCTTTCAGCCGATCACGGCGGGCCGTTCGAAGGATGTGGGGGCGCCGTACCGGCCGCTGACGGACCAGGAGAAGGCGGAGCTTCAGCGCGGGGTCGAAAACGAGTACGCGGAGTTCGTGCGGTACGTGGCCGCCAAACGGGAGATCCCGGAGGCGACAATCCGGGACCGGATCGGGGCGATGGTCTACGACAACGCGACCGCGCAGGAGCTCGGGCTGATCGACGGGACGGCGGACCGGCCGGAGGCGTACGCGCGGGCGGCGGCGCTGGCGGGGCTCGAGGCGGGGAAGTTCCGGGTTGTCCGGGAGACCGGCGGCGGGTGGTCCTGGGGCGGGCTGCTGGGGAAGCTGGGGCTCGGGAGCGGGGACCGGGCGGAGGCGCCGGCCGCGGGGCCGACGCGCATCTGCTTCCCGGCGCACGCAATTCTGGCCTACTACGGCGACCCGGTGGCGCTCTGCGCGCGGGGGCGGTAG
- a CDS encoding cytochrome P450: MTTETQTLTLADIDLNDGLLFEQGLSHQAFKLLRREDPISWTPPTEDAKGHWNLVKYEDVLFVSRHPEIFSSEKGITEYEPIDESEALLAAQGNGKMIITMDPPRHVKMRRLVNKGFTPRAVALWEPKIRETTNILLDRIAKKGESDFVLDIACNIPLAVICQMLGVPEKDWELMFALTNKVLGSGDPEYQTDVPEDQRGTPEAARITGNMGTMQMFGYFAQALMARKTARTEDIISLLVDSEVDGEKLTDEDILWFCFLLILAGNETTRNAMSGGLLALCEHPDQKKKLLNDMSLIDSAVEEILRWVSPVTHMARVAKEDTAIRHQPIRAGERVVMWYPSVNRDEDVFPNADVFDITRTPNDHLAFGIGEHFCLGAGFARLELKVLFQELFRRFPDIDLAGPPQRLRSTFIGGIKHLPVKFTPEK, encoded by the coding sequence GTGACCACCGAAACTCAGACCCTCACCCTCGCCGATATCGACCTGAACGACGGCCTCCTCTTCGAGCAGGGCCTCTCCCACCAGGCGTTCAAGCTCCTCCGCAGGGAGGACCCGATCTCCTGGACCCCGCCCACCGAAGACGCCAAGGGCCACTGGAACCTCGTCAAGTACGAAGACGTCCTCTTCGTCTCCCGCCACCCGGAGATCTTCAGCTCCGAAAAAGGCATCACCGAGTACGAGCCCATCGATGAGAGCGAGGCCCTCCTCGCCGCCCAGGGCAACGGCAAGATGATCATCACGATGGACCCGCCGCGCCACGTCAAAATGCGGCGCCTCGTGAACAAGGGCTTCACCCCCCGCGCTGTCGCCCTCTGGGAGCCGAAGATCCGGGAGACCACCAACATCCTCCTCGACCGCATCGCGAAGAAGGGCGAGTCCGACTTCGTCCTCGATATCGCCTGCAACATCCCCCTCGCCGTCATCTGCCAGATGCTCGGCGTCCCCGAGAAGGACTGGGAGCTGATGTTCGCGCTCACCAACAAGGTCCTCGGCTCCGGCGACCCCGAGTACCAGACCGACGTCCCCGAGGACCAGCGCGGCACCCCCGAGGCCGCCCGCATCACGGGCAACATGGGCACCATGCAGATGTTCGGCTACTTCGCCCAGGCCCTCATGGCGCGGAAGACCGCCCGCACCGAGGACATCATCTCCCTGCTCGTCGACTCCGAAGTCGACGGCGAAAAGCTCACCGACGAGGACATCCTCTGGTTCTGCTTCCTCCTCATCCTCGCCGGCAACGAAACCACCCGGAACGCCATGTCCGGCGGCCTCCTCGCCCTCTGCGAACACCCCGACCAGAAAAAGAAGCTCCTCAACGACATGTCGCTCATCGACTCCGCCGTCGAGGAGATCCTCCGCTGGGTCTCGCCGGTCACCCACATGGCCCGCGTCGCCAAGGAGGACACCGCCATCCGCCACCAGCCGATCAGGGCCGGTGAGCGCGTCGTCATGTGGTACCCCTCCGTCAACCGCGACGAAGATGTCTTCCCCAACGCCGACGTCTTCGATATCACCCGCACCCCGAACGACCACCTCGCCTTCGGCATCGGCGAGCACTTCTGCCTCGGCGCCGGCTTCGCCCGCCTCGAGCTGAAGGTCCTCTTCCAGGAACTCTTCCGCCGCTTCCCCGACATCGACCTCGCCGGGCCGCCCCAGCGGCTCCGCTCCACCTTCATCGGCGGCATTAAGCACCTGCCGGTGAAGTTCACGCCCGAGAAGTAG